The Cellulophaga sp. L1A9 genome window below encodes:
- the ybeY gene encoding rRNA maturation RNase YbeY, which produces MIEFNYELDFELNKEPYYSDWLTRVIETEAKKLGNLTYIFCDDAYLLDINIKYLDHDTYTDIVTFDYCEGDVVSGDLFISIERVIENAKEYNVDFLEELHRVMSHGVLHLMGFKDKTDADAALMRKKEEEKIKLFHVEH; this is translated from the coding sequence ATGATTGAATTTAATTACGAATTAGATTTTGAACTAAATAAAGAACCCTATTATTCAGATTGGTTAACTAGGGTTATAGAAACTGAGGCTAAAAAGTTAGGCAACTTAACTTATATTTTTTGTGATGATGCATATCTTTTAGATATTAATATTAAATATCTAGATCATGATACATATACAGATATCGTCACTTTTGATTATTGTGAAGGGGATGTTGTTTCTGGAGATTTGTTTATCTCCATTGAGCGGGTTATTGAAAATGCTAAAGAGTATAATGTTGATTTTTTAGAAGAGTTGCATAGAGTGATGTCGCATGGCGTTCTTCATTTGATGGGATTTAAAGATAAAACGGATGCAGATGCTGCGTTGATGCGTAAGAAAGAAGAAGAGAAAATTAAATTGTTCCACGTGGAACATTAA
- a CDS encoding DUF4175 family protein, with amino-acid sequence MTALDQIKKNLKDFVKNYYTAQLIKGCILFFALGSLFLLLVLGVEFFLWLSSGLRLCILLGIFLVEVYLGYRFIMTPIFYLFRLKKGLTDANAADLIGKHFPEIDDKLSNLIDLESNDEHSELLSASIQQRAEVLKPFNFSKAVDFNKSLASAKWIVAPVLIFLLIFFFGDIKSFFQSYQRVVNYDLAFEKPAPFKFILLSSDLSVFKNESTTILVETVGSIQPETVAISIEGQEYLMKNSNGVFQYDIKSATESFTFHFIANGFNSNSYDFEVINTPSILNFNLGLKFPKYTKRKQEVLSSVGTATVLEGTVVTWNVSTEFTDRLQYKTLDTLQEFVKVSSGNFSLTKRIFNSLTYAVATSNDKITDFENLQYSLKVIKDEMPKIEVEERLDSLVNNTAYYSGKISDDYGISSLKLVYYDLLSPDNLESIELSKPMNAVSTFYYTFPSGIEVSPNTSYAYFFQVSDNDGVNGFKFAKSKTFTSVILNDNQLKNKTLESQQSIISAMDKTVEKLKNQTKSIEELSDGQKEKSALNFNDKSKLSNLLQKQEVQEDQMQKFSKQLKDNLRKGNEDDDLNKLLQERLERQELQAEKNKQLLEDLKKIADKISKEDLSKRLDDLAKNQKNGQRNLEQLLELTKRYYVTEAASQLAKDLENLSVKEKELSEVKGNDLNAKEEQKKVNNAFKQLASKLKELQKDNEELKKPISLDIKNTELDSLDDTLKAISEQLDKESKESKSSSAASKQKSASDKLKEMAESLSQSSSTSGGSSVAEDAEVLRQILDNLVVFTFKQEAIIDALSEDESVFSNQSKVILKQKELKSLFEHVDDSLFALSLRVPEISEKVNKEVTDLYYNLDNVVENLSESRIYQSVSYQKYVLNSGNILSDLLADILDNMQQSMKSGKGEGSGQDFQLPDIIKGQSELNKKMGQAGQGKDSDKGKSGSSGKNGEKGEGGSQGQNGTSGKDGKGGKNGESGSSGSNGKGSQGNSSGSGSGEGGENGQGKGNGDGDGENGSMGNGNTGLSENSLKEIYQIYKEQEVLKNKLEEQLSNMINNEDRKLGQKLIRQMNDFQNNLLENGVTRSTIDKATIIQYELIKLEGAAMKQGEKKEREANTNEKSFGNPILTQPSIFENYKIQNEILNRQALPLRQNYQNRIKEYFNTND; translated from the coding sequence TTGACTGCATTAGATCAAATAAAGAAAAATCTTAAGGACTTTGTAAAAAACTATTATACCGCTCAATTAATAAAGGGTTGTATTCTTTTTTTTGCACTAGGTAGCTTGTTTCTCCTATTGGTTCTTGGTGTTGAATTTTTTCTTTGGTTAAGCTCTGGTTTGCGTTTGTGTATTCTCTTAGGTATTTTTCTGGTTGAAGTATATTTAGGATATCGTTTTATTATGACGCCTATTTTTTATTTATTTCGGCTTAAAAAGGGATTGACCGATGCAAATGCTGCGGATTTAATTGGAAAACATTTTCCTGAAATTGACGATAAACTTTCTAATTTAATAGATTTAGAGTCTAATGATGAACATTCTGAATTACTTTCTGCGAGTATTCAACAAAGAGCAGAAGTTCTAAAACCTTTTAATTTTTCTAAGGCTGTTGATTTTAATAAATCGTTGGCATCTGCTAAATGGATTGTGGCTCCTGTTTTAATTTTTTTATTAATTTTCTTCTTTGGAGATATTAAGTCGTTTTTTCAAAGCTATCAACGTGTTGTTAATTATGATTTAGCTTTTGAGAAACCAGCTCCTTTTAAGTTTATACTATTAAGTTCAGATTTATCGGTTTTCAAAAATGAATCCACCACTATATTAGTCGAAACTGTTGGTAGTATACAACCGGAGACCGTTGCAATTAGTATAGAAGGGCAGGAGTATCTTATGAAGAATTCGAATGGGGTTTTTCAGTATGATATAAAATCTGCCACGGAATCATTTACTTTTCATTTCATTGCAAACGGTTTTAATTCTAATTCGTATGATTTTGAGGTTATTAATACGCCTTCCATCCTCAATTTTAATCTTGGTTTAAAGTTCCCGAAATATACTAAAAGGAAGCAGGAAGTGTTATCTAGTGTTGGTACGGCAACAGTTCTTGAGGGAACAGTAGTTACGTGGAACGTTAGCACGGAATTTACAGACCGCTTGCAGTATAAAACTTTAGATACTTTACAGGAATTTGTCAAAGTTTCTTCGGGTAATTTTTCACTCACAAAAAGAATCTTCAATTCCTTGACCTATGCGGTTGCTACTAGTAACGATAAGATTACGGATTTTGAGAATTTACAATATTCGTTAAAGGTGATAAAAGATGAAATGCCCAAAATTGAAGTAGAGGAGCGTTTAGATAGTCTTGTAAATAATACAGCATATTATAGTGGTAAAATTTCTGACGATTATGGGATTAGTTCTTTAAAGTTGGTTTATTATGATCTACTTTCTCCCGATAATTTAGAGAGTATTGAGTTATCTAAGCCTATGAATGCTGTAAGTACGTTCTATTATACGTTTCCTTCTGGTATTGAGGTTTCTCCTAATACATCTTACGCGTATTTCTTCCAAGTATCTGATAATGACGGAGTTAATGGTTTTAAATTTGCAAAATCAAAGACTTTTACAAGTGTTATTTTAAATGATAATCAACTTAAAAACAAAACTTTAGAATCTCAGCAATCCATTATTTCTGCCATGGATAAGACGGTTGAGAAATTAAAAAATCAGACTAAATCTATCGAAGAGCTTTCCGATGGTCAGAAAGAAAAATCTGCCTTAAATTTTAATGATAAGTCTAAGTTGAGTAATTTATTGCAAAAACAAGAGGTCCAGGAAGATCAAATGCAAAAATTTTCTAAGCAGTTAAAAGATAATTTAAGAAAGGGCAACGAGGATGATGACTTAAATAAATTATTGCAAGAACGTTTAGAGCGTCAAGAATTGCAGGCAGAAAAGAATAAGCAATTGTTGGAAGATTTAAAAAAGATTGCTGATAAAATAAGTAAGGAGGATTTGTCTAAGCGTTTGGATGACTTGGCTAAAAATCAAAAGAATGGCCAACGTAACTTGGAACAATTATTAGAACTTACCAAGCGGTATTATGTTACGGAGGCTGCTTCGCAATTAGCTAAAGATTTGGAGAATCTATCTGTAAAAGAAAAGGAATTATCAGAAGTTAAGGGTAATGATTTAAACGCGAAGGAAGAACAGAAGAAAGTGAACAACGCTTTTAAACAGCTTGCTTCTAAATTAAAGGAATTACAAAAAGATAATGAAGAGTTAAAGAAGCCAATTTCTTTGGATATTAAGAATACGGAGCTTGATTCTTTAGACGATACTCTTAAGGCTATTTCTGAGCAATTGGATAAAGAATCTAAGGAAAGCAAATCTTCTAGTGCTGCTTCAAAGCAAAAGTCGGCTTCAGATAAGTTAAAGGAAATGGCGGAAAGTTTATCCCAATCTTCATCTACTTCAGGCGGCTCTAGTGTAGCTGAAGATGCAGAAGTTTTACGTCAAATTCTTGACAATCTTGTTGTGTTTACATTTAAACAAGAAGCTATTATAGATGCACTTAGTGAGGATGAAAGCGTTTTTTCAAATCAGTCTAAGGTGATTTTAAAGCAAAAAGAGTTAAAGTCACTTTTTGAACATGTAGATGATAGTCTTTTTGCCTTGTCCTTGCGTGTTCCTGAAATCTCTGAAAAGGTTAATAAGGAGGTAACAGACCTTTATTATAATTTGGATAATGTAGTTGAAAATTTATCAGAATCTAGAATTTATCAAAGTGTGTCTTATCAAAAATATGTGCTGAATTCTGGAAATATACTTTCTGATTTATTGGCAGATATTTTAGACAATATGCAGCAGAGTATGAAATCTGGTAAAGGTGAAGGTTCTGGACAGGATTTTCAATTGCCTGATATTATTAAAGGACAATCTGAATTAAACAAAAAGATGGGTCAAGCTGGTCAAGGTAAGGATTCAGATAAAGGTAAAAGTGGTTCTTCTGGTAAAAATGGTGAGAAAGGTGAGGGAGGAAGTCAAGGGCAAAATGGTACTTCAGGTAAAGATGGAAAGGGAGGTAAAAATGGCGAGTCTGGTTCTTCCGGATCTAATGGTAAAGGTTCGCAAGGTAATTCTTCTGGCTCTGGATCTGGTGAGGGTGGAGAGAATGGACAGGGAAAAGGTAATGGCGATGGCGATGGTGAGAACGGTTCTATGGGTAATGGAAACACTGGATTATCGGAGAATTCCTTAAAAGAAATCTACCAGATTTATAAAGAGCAAGAAGTTTTAAAGAATAAATTAGAAGAGCAATTATCAAATATGATTAATAATGAAGATCGCAAGTTGGGGCAAAAGTTAATCCGACAGATGAATGATTTTCAGAATAATTTATTGGAGAATGGTGTTACGAGAAGTACTATAGATAAAGCTACAATTATTCAGTATGAATTAATAAAATTAGAAGGTGCTGCAATGAAGCAAGGGGAGAAGAAAGAGCGAGAGGCTAATACTAACGAAAAGTCTTTTGGCAACCCTATTCTTACGCAACCTTCAATCTTTGAGAATTACAAAATTCAAAATGAAATTTTAAATAGACAAGCACTACCTTTGCGCCAAAATTATCAAAATAGAATTAAAGAATATTTTAATACAAATGATTGA